GCAGAGTTACAGCTTAGCTGTAGTCTCAAAAGTTTTCTGCTTGGCCAGCTGAAGTATTTGGAGTTTGTGCTTTAGCCCTTCTGCTGAAAGCTGCTGGGGGTTGcatgtttgctgctgctgtttaaaGGTGTGTCAGGAGGTTTGGGCTCACCTGCTGTGCTGTTGTTGCCTGACAGATGTTCCTGTCCAAGATGCGCAGCCACgcagcctcctgctccaagTACCAGAACTACATCATGGAAGGAGTCAAAGCTGTTACTAAAGAGCCCCTCCATAGCACCAGGTAACACCTCTGCTCTCAGATCCTGGGCTTCTCTGCACAAGaaagaattttgaagaaaaagcagaatttaccACTTGCTCAGTTTGGGTGCTGGTTTTTATGTAGTTAAGAACTGAGCCTTGATCCTGCAGCTGTCTGTGCCCAGGTaaactctgctgcttctgctgggaCATCTCTAAGATCAGGGCATTCTGTAGATGCAGctggtttttaaaataccttgGTCTCCTGATTGTACTCACTCACAAAGGAGGGAAGTGGGAGTTGGTGGCAGTGCATTCCTGTGGGTGATACCCTGACAGAAAGGTGATAAATGGCACTTAGAACATTTGCAGAAAAACTGTAATTCAGTCTAAATATTGAGTTCCCTAAAATACTGTTAGGAGTTTGCAAACTGATTGTTAAAATTAGCTTGCCTTAACTGCACACATAAATTATTGCCTTGAATAATCTGTATTTGTAAATGACCTTTTCTGCCCCCAGGAGCTTCCCGAATCGCTTCACCTTCCCGTGCCCATACTGCAGCGAGAAGAACTTTGATCAGGAGGGGCTGGTTGAACACTGCAAAGCTTTGCACAGCATGGATGCAAAACAAGTGGTAATAAAAAGTCTTGGTGCAAGAATTGCAGTGAAGTCTGCTCTTAAAGCCCTTTGAAACAATGAGTTAGGTGTAATTTCTGCTGTTCAGTCggtgtggctgtgctggtcATGCCTCTATGCCTGGTGTGGTTCTGCTGTCACCTTTCTGTGGCTCTCTGGTCTCCACACCCACTGCAGCTGGGCCACATCCTCTTTTCATCCTTGAAAAATGGCACACATTCAAAGTTAACTAGGCACAGCGAAGCAAgagaatataatatttttaaaagtcagacatttaattttctccttgtttttccccttgttttcagcaagaaaatactaaaaactGTTGGGGGAAATGCTTGCAAAAAATAGAGCATCATTCTAGCAACCTATCTGTGTTACTTCCTCTTATGTGAGAGGAATTGCAAAATATGGAACTGAATTggaaactttcatttttctgggaAGTTTTTTGGAATTCCAGATTgttcaggaaaataaagttccttttttctcttggagAGAAGCGAACTTTGCAGAGAAGACCAAGGAAACTTCCCTGCCACTGTGAGATAAGGCTGAAATCTTCTAAAGCAAGAGGCTTTAATGAGTTCTGATTTTCAGAACGTGGGAGAAGAGTAGGCCATTCCATTTCAGGGATCTAAGACATAAAATTATTCAGGGTTATCTGAGGCTTTTGTATTCAGTGTTCCAGCAAGTTATGGTCCATCACTTTGCATacagagcagtgacagcacaAACCTTGAGCTGCATtcccccaggctgtccctgtccttctgCTGTCAGCATTTAAGCACTGAAGCATTGGCCCTgacaggctttttttccttgaaggtGTGCCCAATTTGTGCCTCAATGCCATGGGGGGACCCCAACTACAGGAGTGCAAACTTCATGGAGCACCTGCAGAGACGCCATCGCTTTTCCTACGACACCTTTGTGGTAGGTGTTGGCTCACCCTGCAGCACACCTGGGGCTtctggggctccctgggctctgctgtgcagtcccagcctgtcctggctgcccagctggggctccctgggctCGGCTGTACAACCCCAGCGTGTCCTggctgcccagctggggctccctgggctctgctgtgcagtcccagcctgtcctggctgcccagctggggctccctgggctCGGCTGTACAACTGCTTTTCCTGGGCTCGCTGTGCCCGGtctggctgctggctctgggctctgctgtgcagcccagcgtcctggctgcctcctgcctgcgTCCCAGTTGCCCTTGCTGTTTGCTCTGGCTCCTCTCTGCTTGCCCTTCTTAGCCAcgggcagtgccacaggcacTGGGCGGcgtggctgctgcagtgtgggtgtttctgtgctctgttcCAGGATTATGATGCTGATGAGGATGACATGATGGCGCAGGTTTTGATGCGCTCTCTGCGGGACAAGTGATCCAGCCAGAGAATTTACTGCAAACCCAAGCTTCCACGAGGGGGAAATGCCCAGCACCCTTGCACTTCTCCCTGCACATCCCAAGATTAACTCAGGCATCCAGAAGTACAGAAGACTAATGCTATCTCAGTTTTAAATCCTGGTTTGATATTTCTGTGCCATTCAGTCTTTTGGTATCATGGTCTCTGACATTCAGCCCGGCCAGCTCCATTTTTCTACTTGCTTAGACTCAGTTTCATTGTAGATCAACACGTAAGAGCCAAGGCTTTTTCCTTTACCTATGCCTATAGGTTTCTTTGGAGGTTGTGTTTATTTGACTGTCTAAAATCAAAAACATTCCAAATGGAATGGCCTGAACTAGTTGAGAAATATCCTCCCAATCTCATTTACATATCTCAAGTGATTGTATGTGAGGTGCACTGGTAGCTCTGTTCCCCTTTAGTGAGACTTCAGGTGCTAACTGTAACTGTCAGACCAGCTCTCATTTAAGTGACCTCTGATGCCTGTGATTCCATAATGTTTCCCAGTGTTTCAATCCTTACAGGCAGCCTCCCAACTGTATGGA
The genomic region above belongs to Camarhynchus parvulus chromosome 20, STF_HiC, whole genome shotgun sequence and contains:
- the RNF114 gene encoding E3 ubiquitin-protein ligase RNF114 — translated: MAAGGPSRAPERRPDPLSRLTCPVCLEVFDCPVRVPCGHVFCTPCLQECLKPKKPVCGVCRSTLSPGSRALDLEKQIETTETTCNGCNKKMFLSKMRSHAASCSKYQNYIMEGVKAVTKEPLHSTRSFPNRFTFPCPYCSEKNFDQEGLVEHCKALHSMDAKQVVCPICASMPWGDPNYRSANFMEHLQRRHRFSYDTFVDYDADEDDMMAQVLMRSLRDK